The DNA region GTGCGCCCTTGATGAGGGCGTACGCCGGCCAGCTTATGAACGGCCGATAGCTAGGGGCGCTCGGCCAGGTATTGTGATGAAGGAAGGGATGATCTCTCGCTGGCTCGTCCCAGAGCGGCAGCGACGCAAAGCCAATGTGTGAATGCAGGTCGATCAAGCCCGGATAGATGAATGCATCACCCACGTCTACCACGCGCAAGCCGTTCGATGACGGAGTGCGATTGCGCAAGACGCTGTCGATCGCGCCATCTTCGCCGAGCCTCACGCGGCCCCTGAAATGGCGCTGTGGATCGTTGGCCGCAAGCGGCACCACCCTCCCGTGGAGCTCCATCACGTCAGTCCTTTCATTCTTTCGTTTGCCGCGCGGCCTGAAGGCCGCGCGCTACGTACCGAACCCATCGCACAGCGCCTAGCGAGGGGTCTCTAGACCCCTCGAACCAAAGGTGCGGCTACATCCATCGGTCGTCTTGATCATGTCAATTCGTCGATAGCCTGCTGCTCGGCTGGCGACAGCGGTGCCGGATCGAGCTCGGCCGTCCATTCGGGCATCACGAGCCTGTAGTAGTTGGAGCTTGGCCTCCCCGATTGACGGGCGCGCTCCGCACGATCTCCGCTGCTTCCCTGCCAGCGCAGGGTTCCGAAGGGAAGGTCGATGCGGGGAATCTGCTCGCGCTCACCGTCGTACGAGAACGTGGGTCGAGAGAGGTCCTTGCTATACCGCAAGGACTTCAGCTCGGTGAGGGCCGTCTGCCAGGACCGCTTCCAGGAGCGCTGGCCGAAGGCCCGCAGGTTCACGACTCGCGTGTTGCCGAGATCGCTGCGGTCGAGCAGTCGCCGAGCATCGGTGCCGATTGCCAGGAGCACGCCTGGACGCGCTCTGCGAATGACCTCCGCGTAGAGCGCTTGTGTGCGAGGGTCGTCGATTGCCGCACGCATGCGGGCAGCGTCGCCCTCCAGCGTGTCGACCGGCAGCACACGCAGGATCGCGTAGCGCTCGGTGACGCCTGCGGCTCGCAGAAAGGCTTGCAGGTGTTGGCCCGCGTCGCCGCTGAGTGCGCGCCCCGTGAACAGATCGTCGTGACTGCCTTGGTCGACGATGGCCAGGAGGCCGGGGCGGTCGAGTCGTCCTCGGTAGATTGGTCCGTAGCCAAACGAAGGGTGACCAAGCAGGCCGAGCGTGGTGAAGTCGGGCCACGGAAAGGCGGCCTCGCCGCCGAGCAGCAGCCGGGCGAATCGAGCTTCCGGTCCTCGATCGAACGCGCGATACTCTATGCGCGGAGGCTCGTAGGGAAGGTCGCCTCGATCCTCGACGTATCCCGCCTTCGAGCCATTCGTCGAGCCAACGTACGAGATCTGATGGCCGGTGTTGTTGGACCTCCCATCCGCCGAGAACACCTGGATGGCCGTCTGGTCGTCGCTTCGGTTGCTCGAGGTCGCGCCGCGGCCCAGGCGCCAAGCTATCCCGTAGGGGAGGTCGCGGAATGGGATTGGTGCTGATTCGTACGTGTAGTCGCCTGCAGGCTGGCGTGCTCCATCCGGATCGGCAGGGAGCCACGAAGGGTCGTCTTGCGACCAGCGCTCGATCCGCCGCAGCGCTGCCGTGAAGTCCGCCGTGATCTCACTGATGGGTGTGTCCCGGACGGCCCCTGGGTGGACGACACCCACCATCCTGAGCCGCGGCGAGATGGCGCTCGCCTCAGCGTTGTGCAAGCGACGGGGGTCGGCGCTGCCGCCGTGAGACGCCACCCAGGTCGCCAGCGATTCCTTCGCCGCGTTCCCGACGGCAATCGCGAGGTGGAGGTCGTTTCTGGCGGCGACGTAATCGAAGATCTCGTGGCGGTGCCGGCAGACAGGAGATCTGAGGTCCTGGGCCAGCGCCCGGAGGGAGCTGCCGTACTGACCGAAGATCGGATAAACGAAGGTGTTCAGGAACAGATAGGAGCGCGTAATTCCGAGGTGGAGCAGCACGTGCTGCATCCGGGCTCCGGTGCCGCCGGTAAAGGACCGATGCGCCAGCGACTCGTCTTGCGCTCCCTCCTGACCTACGATCAACACCTTCGCCTGGCCATCGCTCAGCCGCCCGCGATAGAACATCGGCCCAAAGTGCCAGCGGAAGGCCTCTCGGCCGGTCAGCGCCTGGCCAAGCGCACGGTAGTTCGGTGTTTCGGCGAACAGGCGCGGCCAGCTTCGGTTCCGTGGAGGCCCAGGGTCGTACTCCCACGGAAAGCCGCGGCCTGTCCATTGGTCCTCGGGCACGAGCTCCTCCCCTCATCTGTAGGAAACGCAGGACTGAGGGGGAGTGAACAGGCGGGCTATTCTCTATTGCTCACTCAAGACCGTTACCGGGTCGACGCGCGTCGCACGGTGTGCGGGAGAGATGCATGCGAGCAGCGCAATGATGCCCGTTGAGAGGATCACCGCGGCGAGCACGACCGGTTCCGTTGGTGTTACGCCGAAGAGCTGACCTTCGAGCAGCCGACCCAAAGCGACGGCTCCCAGCAGCCCGAGCGTCAGGCCGCCTGCGACCAACGTCAGTCCTTCCTTGAAGATGAGCCGAAAGATACGGCGTCGGGTGCTGCCGAGTGCGACGCGGATACCGATTTCACGTGTTCTCTGGGCCACCACGTACGCCAGCACGCCGTAAACACCGAGGACCGACAGAAGCAGGGCGACAAGGCCAAACATGCTGGCCAGGCCCATGGCAAGCTTTTGCGGCACGACCGAATGCGACATGCGCTGGCTCATCGTCTGGGTGTCGGAGAGGGCCAAATCCGGGTCGATCGCCGTCAATGCCGACCGAAGCGATCGCATCACGCCAGGAGACTCGCTCGCCGTCTTGATCGCAATCCACCGGAGCCGACCCAACGCTGGCGCCTGCGTATGCGGGAAATAGGCCGTACCGACAGACTCGGTCCGCCCGGCTAGACTCTCGAACCTCACATCGCGAACCACACCCACCACCGTGTACCGTGCGGAGCTCCCGCGATGCAGACCCTTCCCAATCGGATCCTCATTCGGCCAGAATCGTGCGGCGAGGCGCTCATCGACTATTGCGACACGTCGCGTGTGCTCCTGATCGCTTTCAGCAAAGTACCGGCCGCGAACAAGGGGAGTGGCCATGGCCTCGAAGTAACCGGGTGTGACGCTCACGACGGACGGGAGTACCAATGCTTCGTCGGGCCGTGGGGTGTAATCCGCGGCAGAGACCGTTGCCGGACTGGTTCGGCCGCTCAACGCGATGTTCGAGGTGAGACCTGCCGCCTGGACGCCTGGCATGCTCCGGATCGATTCCAGGACTCGATCGGACAACGCAACCACGGCATTGTCATCCTCGTACCGCGACGGCGGCGGGAAGATCGTTGCAGTGGTGACACGCTCGGCGTCGAAGCCGGCGTCCACAGCCAAGAGATTGCGAAAACTGGTCAACAACAGCACAGCGCCGATCAGAAGCACGACCGAGCAGGCGACTTGTGTTACCACCAATCCACGCCGGAAGAGGCGTGTCACGCGTCCACCAGTTCCGAGCCGGCTTCCTTCGGCGAGAGCCCGATTGACGTTCAGCCTGCTCATAGTCGCGGCGGGCACCAGTCCGAGCAGCACCCCGACCAGGAGGGACATCGAAACGGTGAAGCCGACAACGGTCCAGCCCATCTGGACAGACGAAGCGTTCGGCATATTCGCTAGGCCGCCGGATCCAAGCACCTGGAGGATCCAAGCGCCGACTCCCAC from Luteitalea sp. includes:
- a CDS encoding FtsX-like permease family protein, which produces MGSYESLIGQGLSDEEAWNELQRQLPDWKTLGDELLDAEPATVRLAHPQRGPFAGTTKARLMSGLRELLGLGLVRDLRAGVRMLVKSRGFTATTILTLAVCLGANAAIFTAVYSVLLRPLPVPDADRIVAMGDVYPTITPNDILSNTAPSYFDRLEAITTLEEQAMFALWFDTITIDGVSEEIRGMRATPSLFRLLQVAPGLGRTFTDAEGEIGAEQKIILSHGLWQQLYGGDPAAVGRQLRLGWTGQRYTIVGVMPRGFSFFELGNDGHARTAGEQVQFWIPLAFTAAQRSDEERTRYGFFHVGRLRPDATVEQVQAQVDALNAANFERFPQFGLSELRMYTAVTPLQEALTRSVRGILYLLWGGATFVLLIGALNIANLSLARSSVRARELAVRLALGAGRFRVTRQLIIEGLLLAGAGGLASVGVGAWILQVLGSGGLANMPNASSVQMGWTVVGFTVSMSLLVGVLLGLVPAATMSRLNVNRALAEGSRLGTGGRVTRLFRRGLVVTQVACSVVLLIGAVLLLTSFRNLLAVDAGFDAERVTTATIFPPPSRYEDDNAVVALSDRVLESIRSMPGVQAAGLTSNIALSGRTSPATVSAADYTPRPDEALVLPSVVSVTPGYFEAMATPLVRGRYFAESDQEHTRRVAIVDERLAARFWPNEDPIGKGLHRGSSARYTVVGVVRDVRFESLAGRTESVGTAYFPHTQAPALGRLRWIAIKTASESPGVMRSLRSALTAIDPDLALSDTQTMSQRMSHSVVPQKLAMGLASMFGLVALLLSVLGVYGVLAYVVAQRTREIGIRVALGSTRRRIFRLIFKEGLTLVAGGLTLGLLGAVALGRLLEGQLFGVTPTEPVVLAAVILSTGIIALLACISPAHRATRVDPVTVLSEQ